One Cyanobium sp. Tous-M-B4 genomic region harbors:
- a CDS encoding CPBP family intramembrane glutamic endopeptidase has protein sequence MPLLYLAGWLVARPLALLAPNWRSDQVDLAGLVVALVLLLTSLPLRLSRVWQESNPWRRLGLAVPAALALRSGVRGLLKALLLLALVAAGLILAGQAQWLGELNGALLLNGLLLLAGVGFAEELLFRGWLWGELELQLGARRALVVQALIFALLHPWYRAPGLEALGLLGGLFLLGLVLALQRRADAGSLWGAIGLHGGLVGGWFLVQKGLLQISPAAPGWLVGPGGADINPIGGLIGWIGLGALLWIRRRWWSKDGASGSP, from the coding sequence GTGCCCTTGCTCTACCTAGCCGGCTGGTTGGTGGCCAGGCCGCTTGCCCTGCTTGCCCCCAACTGGCGCTCCGACCAGGTGGATCTGGCGGGTCTGGTAGTAGCTCTGGTTTTGTTGCTTACAAGCCTGCCTTTGAGACTGAGTCGGGTTTGGCAGGAGTCCAATCCCTGGCGGCGCCTGGGCTTGGCTGTGCCAGCTGCCCTTGCCCTACGCAGCGGCGTGCGGGGGCTGCTGAAGGCGCTGCTGTTGCTTGCTCTAGTAGCCGCGGGCTTAATACTCGCGGGCCAAGCCCAATGGCTTGGGGAGCTCAATGGGGCCCTGCTGCTCAACGGCCTGCTGCTGCTAGCCGGGGTGGGATTTGCCGAAGAGCTGCTATTTCGCGGCTGGCTATGGGGCGAACTGGAGCTCCAGCTGGGGGCCCGCCGGGCGCTGGTGGTGCAGGCGCTGATCTTTGCCCTGCTGCACCCTTGGTATCGGGCCCCTGGGCTCGAGGCCTTGGGGCTGCTGGGGGGACTATTTCTGTTGGGTCTGGTGCTGGCTCTACAGCGGCGAGCCGACGCAGGCTCCCTATGGGGAGCAATAGGCCTGCATGGCGGCCTGGTGGGGGGTTGGTTTCTAGTGCAGAAGGGCCTGCTGCAGATTTCCCCGGCAGCGCCTGGCTGGCTGGTAGGGCCCGGTGGCGCCGACATCAACCCGATCGGCGGACTGATTGGCTGGATAGGCCTAGGCGCCCTGCTCTGGATTCGCCGCCGCTGGTGGAGCAAAGACGGGGCTAGCGGGTCGCCGTAG
- a CDS encoding ATP-binding protein: MPATLAITVQFGTYTAEMHGYLPRQVQLALRKALNRAPAALLLGPRQCGKSTLARQLLAERGDAVLLDLQDRSDRARLQEPELFFEAHRHDLVCLDEIQLLPEFFSLLRAEIDRDRRPGRFLLLGSASGPLLHQSQESLAGRIAQVELTPFLLSEVAPAIRWQQLWLRGGFPESLLASADDDSIDWREDFIRTFLGRDIAALELGLPLPLMERLWRLLAHLQGQTLNASRLAGLLDLSSARLQKLLAALEHTFMLRRLPPLEANLSKRLVRSPKLYLRDSGLLHNLLGIESYDDLLAHPQAGESWEGFVIEQLIAAHPRWRPHFLRTGHGAELDLVLERGQRRRVYEIKLSKAPKLSRGFHELVEQLQPEQASLIAPVETSFEIRPGIWVQPPLEVGQQPA, from the coding sequence ATGCCCGCAACACTGGCAATAACCGTGCAATTTGGCACCTATACTGCAGAAATGCACGGTTATTTGCCCAGACAGGTCCAGCTGGCGCTCCGCAAGGCCCTGAACCGGGCGCCGGCGGCGCTGCTGCTGGGACCCCGGCAGTGCGGCAAATCAACGCTGGCGCGCCAACTACTGGCCGAGCGCGGTGATGCCGTATTGCTCGACTTGCAGGACCGGAGCGATCGCGCCCGCCTACAGGAGCCGGAGCTGTTCTTCGAGGCCCACCGCCACGACCTGGTGTGCCTCGACGAAATCCAGCTACTGCCAGAATTTTTTAGTCTGCTGCGCGCCGAGATCGACCGGGATCGCCGGCCCGGGCGGTTCCTACTGCTGGGCTCGGCCTCCGGCCCGCTGCTGCACCAGAGCCAGGAAAGCCTGGCTGGCCGCATCGCCCAGGTGGAGCTCACCCCGTTTCTGCTGAGCGAAGTGGCCCCGGCCATCCGCTGGCAGCAGCTGTGGCTGCGCGGTGGCTTCCCCGAGAGCCTGCTGGCTAGTGCAGACGACGACAGCATCGACTGGCGCGAGGATTTCATCCGCACCTTCCTGGGCCGCGACATCGCCGCCCTGGAGCTCGGGCTGCCGCTGCCGTTAATGGAGCGGCTGTGGCGGTTGCTGGCCCACCTCCAGGGGCAAACCCTCAATGCCAGCCGGCTAGCGGGCCTGCTTGATCTCAGCAGCGCCCGGTTGCAGAAGCTGCTGGCGGCGCTGGAGCACACCTTCATGCTGCGGCGTCTACCGCCCCTGGAGGCCAACCTGAGCAAGAGGCTGGTGCGCTCGCCCAAGCTCTACCTGCGCGACAGCGGCCTGCTGCACAACCTGCTCGGCATCGAGAGCTACGACGATCTGCTGGCCCACCCGCAGGCCGGTGAGAGCTGGGAGGGTTTCGTGATCGAGCAGCTGATCGCCGCCCATCCGCGCTGGCGTCCCCATTTCCTGCGCACCGGCCACGGCGCCGAACTCGACCTAGTGCTGGAGCGGGGCCAGCGCCGGCGGGTTTATGAAATCAAGCTCTCCAAGGCACCGAAGCTCTCCCGCGGCTTCCATGAGCTGGTGGAGCAGCTCCAACCGGAGCAGGCCTCACTGATCGCCCCGGTGGAAACGAGCTTCGAGATCCGCCCGGGCATCTGGGTGCAACCGCCCCTGGAGGTGGGCCAGCAACCCGCATAG
- a CDS encoding photosystem II high light acclimation radical SAM protein — MSAASDQRVLLVRLPCNPIFPIGPIYLADHLHKQFPQLPQQILDLAAVPLLDVEQVLLRGVEAFRPTLLVFSWRDIQIYAPVDGRGGNPLQNSFEVFYARNPLRRLRGALGGLGLMASFYGELWRNLRLVRRGLRRARRFEPQATAVLGGGAVSVFYEQLGRKLPKGTVVSVGEGEPLLEKLIRGESLAAERCFLAGEAPRPGLIHEQPVGMDKTACNYAYIADIWPQLDWYLDGGDFYVGVQTKRGCPHNCCYCVYTVVEGKAVRVNPVEEVIAEMGQLYAKGVRGFWFTDAQFIPARRYIDDAKELLRAIQAQGWSDIRWAAYIRADNLDAELAELMVATGMDYFEIGITSGSQELVRKMRMGYNLRTVLENCRLLARAGFREHVSVNYSFNVIDERPETIRQTVAYHRELERIFGADKVEPAIFFIGLQPHTHLEQYGFDQGLIKPGYNPMSMLPWTARQLLWNPEPMGSTFGRICLEAFERNPGDFGRTVMDLLERDYGLAPLEEALHAPVEGRKALATATR, encoded by the coding sequence CCCGCAGCTGCCTCAGCAGATTCTTGATCTGGCGGCAGTGCCCCTGCTTGATGTGGAGCAGGTGCTGCTGCGGGGAGTTGAGGCGTTTAGGCCCACACTGCTGGTGTTCTCCTGGCGCGACATCCAGATTTATGCGCCCGTGGATGGTCGTGGCGGCAATCCCCTGCAGAACTCCTTTGAGGTGTTTTATGCCCGCAATCCCCTGAGACGCCTGCGCGGTGCTTTGGGTGGCCTGGGGTTGATGGCTTCCTTTTACGGTGAGCTATGGCGCAATTTGCGGCTCGTGCGCCGCGGCTTGCGTCGGGCCCGCCGCTTCGAGCCCCAGGCCACCGCTGTGCTGGGAGGGGGTGCCGTGAGTGTGTTTTATGAGCAGCTGGGCCGCAAGCTGCCCAAGGGCACTGTGGTGTCGGTGGGAGAAGGGGAGCCCCTGCTGGAGAAACTGATCCGCGGCGAATCTCTGGCTGCCGAGCGCTGCTTTTTGGCGGGTGAGGCACCCCGGCCCGGGCTGATCCACGAGCAGCCGGTGGGCATGGATAAAACCGCCTGCAACTACGCCTACATCGCCGATATTTGGCCCCAGCTCGACTGGTATCTCGACGGCGGCGACTTCTACGTGGGCGTCCAGACCAAGCGTGGCTGCCCCCACAACTGCTGCTACTGCGTGTACACCGTGGTGGAGGGCAAGGCGGTGCGCGTCAATCCTGTGGAGGAGGTGATCGCTGAGATGGGCCAGCTCTATGCCAAGGGCGTGAGAGGTTTTTGGTTCACCGATGCCCAGTTCATCCCGGCCAGGCGCTACATCGATGATGCCAAGGAGCTGCTGCGGGCGATTCAGGCCCAGGGTTGGAGCGATATCCGCTGGGCCGCTTACATCCGCGCCGACAACCTCGACGCCGAGCTGGCTGAGCTGATGGTGGCCACCGGCATGGATTACTTCGAGATCGGCATCACCTCGGGCTCCCAGGAGCTCGTGCGCAAGATGCGCATGGGCTACAACCTGCGCACGGTGCTCGAAAACTGCCGCCTGCTGGCCCGGGCAGGGTTCCGTGAGCACGTGTCGGTGAATTACTCGTTCAACGTGATCGACGAGCGGCCAGAAACAATCCGCCAGACCGTGGCTTATCACCGCGAGCTGGAGCGCATCTTCGGTGCCGACAAGGTGGAGCCGGCGATCTTTTTCATCGGCCTGCAGCCCCACACCCACCTGGAGCAGTACGGCTTTGATCAGGGCTTGATCAAGCCTGGCTACAACCCGATGAGCATGCTGCCTTGGACTGCTCGTCAGCTGCTCTGGAACCCTGAGCCCATGGGCAGCACCTTCGGCCGCATCTGTCTTGAGGCCTTCGAGCGCAACCCCGGGGATTTCGGTCGCACCGTGATGGACCTACTGGAGCGTGATTACGGCCTCGCCCCACTGGAAGAGGCCCTGCATGCTCCAGTCGAAGGTCGCAAGGCCCTAGCTACGGCGACCCGCTAG
- a CDS encoding TIGR03960 family B12-binding radical SAM protein codes for MTVATSADAPVDFDALIDLGISKPARYLGNELGVKPRDWEADWKQVGVRWALTYPEVYEVGASNSGHIILYSILNAVPGQLCDRSYLPAPDLSARLRERGAPLFAVESRRPLAAFDILGFSLSYELGGTNILEMLELAGIPIRAADRGNLPLAHPDAPPLIFAGGPTATSNPEPFAAFFDFVALGDGEELLPEIGLVVAEARAAGYTRRQLLRDLAQVPGVYVPSLYGPGVDGVSIEPLEPGAPARVQRRTATPMPHYAMGLVPHIETVHDRLTVEIRRGCTRGCRFCQPGMLTRPARDVEPEAVIEAVEEGMGRTGYSDFSLLSLSCSDYLALPAVGVELRNRLADKNVSLTLPSQRVDRFDQNIAHILGGTRKAGLTFAPEAGSQRLRDIVNKGLTDAELLAGVRTAMENGYRKLKLYFMIGLPGETDADVLGIADTCQALQRQCSDLGRLELNLTISNFTPKPHTPFQWHSVSTDEFRRRQELLRRALRQLRGLKTNFSDVRLSAVEDFVGRGDRRLSAVIEAAWRAGAGLDAWFESAERSYAAWTGAIEAAGLGGRYRQLELGAWSAVEAMDTADLETFCHQSLPWDHIDSGLDKRWLAEDLQRALAATVVPDCSFDGCSSCGVCGPELGHNVVIPPPAIPATLPQRAPASDRVDRLRIGFAKTGSLALISHLDTLRMLERALRRSGLPVSFTGGFHPLPRLQLALPLPLGVEGSGEWLDLEFTEQVDPDLVRSRLQPELPPGFQLLSAIRVEVFGVSLSQELASAHWQFVLQPQDGAPPTSEQWQQARASLLAAETLMWNDTDKKGRPRSRDCRPFLLDLQWGEPQSDGSLRCTLWAAIDAAGRSLRPEQVQHWLAERLGQSLALSGLRRKDLVLKPC; via the coding sequence GTGACCGTTGCCACCTCGGCTGATGCGCCGGTCGACTTCGACGCCCTGATTGATCTGGGCATCAGCAAGCCCGCGCGCTACCTGGGCAATGAGCTGGGGGTGAAGCCGCGCGACTGGGAGGCCGATTGGAAGCAAGTAGGGGTGCGTTGGGCGCTCACCTACCCCGAGGTCTACGAGGTGGGGGCAAGCAACAGCGGCCACATCATTCTCTATTCAATTCTCAACGCCGTTCCCGGCCAGCTGTGCGACCGCAGCTACCTGCCGGCGCCTGATCTGTCGGCACGCCTGCGCGAGCGCGGCGCGCCCCTGTTTGCGGTCGAGAGCCGGCGGCCCCTAGCCGCCTTCGACATCCTGGGCTTCTCGCTCAGCTACGAACTGGGCGGCACCAACATCCTCGAGATGCTGGAGCTGGCCGGCATCCCGATCCGGGCGGCCGACCGCGGCAACCTGCCCCTGGCTCACCCGGATGCGCCACCGCTGATCTTTGCCGGCGGCCCCACCGCCACCAGCAACCCGGAGCCCTTTGCTGCCTTCTTCGACTTCGTGGCCCTCGGCGATGGCGAGGAGCTGCTGCCGGAGATTGGCCTGGTGGTGGCTGAGGCTCGCGCCGCTGGCTACACGCGCCGGCAGCTGCTGCGCGATCTGGCTCAGGTGCCTGGCGTGTACGTGCCCTCGTTGTATGGCCCCGGCGTCGATGGGGTGAGCATCGAGCCGCTCGAGCCAGGCGCCCCTGCTCGGGTTCAGCGGCGAACGGCAACGCCGATGCCCCACTACGCCATGGGGTTGGTGCCCCATATCGAAACCGTGCACGACCGGCTCACGGTTGAAATTCGCCGCGGCTGCACCCGCGGTTGCCGCTTCTGTCAGCCGGGGATGCTGACTCGCCCTGCCCGCGATGTGGAGCCAGAAGCGGTCATTGAAGCCGTTGAGGAGGGCATGGGCCGCACCGGCTACAGCGATTTCTCGCTGCTTTCACTGAGCTGCTCGGATTATCTGGCTCTGCCTGCGGTGGGGGTGGAGCTGCGCAACCGCCTGGCTGACAAAAACGTGAGCCTCACCCTGCCTAGCCAGCGAGTGGATCGTTTTGATCAAAACATCGCCCACATCCTGGGGGGTACCCGCAAGGCCGGCCTCACCTTTGCGCCGGAGGCTGGCAGCCAGCGTCTGCGCGACATCGTCAATAAGGGGCTCACCGACGCAGAGCTGCTGGCCGGCGTGCGTACGGCGATGGAGAACGGCTATCGCAAGTTGAAGCTCTATTTCATGATCGGTCTTCCGGGTGAAACTGACGCCGACGTGCTCGGCATCGCCGATACCTGCCAGGCCCTGCAACGGCAGTGCTCCGATCTCGGCCGGCTGGAGCTCAACCTCACGATCAGTAATTTCACGCCCAAGCCCCACACGCCATTCCAGTGGCACAGCGTCAGCACCGATGAATTTCGGCGGCGTCAGGAGCTGTTGCGCCGGGCCCTGCGCCAGTTGCGGGGCCTCAAAACTAATTTCAGCGATGTGCGCCTATCCGCGGTGGAAGACTTTGTCGGCCGCGGCGACCGCCGCCTCTCAGCGGTGATTGAGGCGGCTTGGCGGGCCGGGGCGGGATTGGATGCCTGGTTTGAGTCGGCCGAGCGCAGCTACGCCGCCTGGACCGGTGCGATTGAGGCGGCGGGCCTAGGCGGCCGCTATCGCCAGCTGGAGCTAGGCGCTTGGAGCGCGGTTGAGGCTATGGATACTGCTGACCTGGAGACCTTTTGCCACCAGAGCCTGCCCTGGGACCACATCGATTCCGGCCTGGATAAGCGCTGGCTTGCTGAGGACCTGCAGCGCGCCCTAGCCGCCACCGTGGTGCCCGATTGCTCCTTTGATGGCTGCAGCAGCTGTGGCGTGTGCGGCCCGGAGCTTGGCCACAACGTGGTGATTCCGCCGCCTGCCATTCCGGCGACGCTTCCCCAGCGGGCCCCTGCCAGCGACCGGGTCGACCGGCTTCGCATTGGCTTTGCCAAAACTGGCTCCCTGGCTTTGATTAGCCATCTAGACACCTTGCGGATGCTGGAGCGGGCCTTGCGCCGCTCCGGCTTGCCGGTGAGTTTCACCGGTGGATTCCATCCTCTGCCTCGCCTGCAGCTAGCCCTGCCGCTGCCCTTAGGGGTAGAGGGCAGTGGTGAGTGGCTGGATTTGGAGTTCACCGAACAGGTGGATCCAGACCTGGTGCGCTCTCGGTTGCAGCCTGAGCTTCCACCTGGCTTTCAGCTGCTCTCGGCTATTCGGGTTGAGGTGTTTGGCGTCAGCCTTTCCCAAGAGCTGGCTTCTGCCCATTGGCAGTTTGTTTTGCAGCCCCAAGACGGAGCGCCGCCGACCTCGGAGCAGTGGCAGCAGGCCCGCGCCAGCTTGCTCGCCGCCGAGACGCTGATGTGGAACGACACAGATAAAAAGGGACGTCCCCGCAGCCGGGATTGCCGGCCGTTTCTGCTCGATTTGCAATGGGGTGAGCCGCAGTCGGATGGCTCCTTGCGGTGCACCCTATGGGCTGCGATCGATGCTGCTGGCCGCAGTCTCCGCCCTGAGCAGGTGCAGCACTGGCTCGCTGAACGGCTCGGTCAATCCCTTGCCCTGAGTGGCTTGCGGCGGAAAGACTTGGTCCTGAAGCCGTGCTAA
- the clpS gene encoding ATP-dependent Clp protease adapter ClpS, whose translation MPIATQSPGRESGGAAVMEKAPERVRKPSPRYKVLLHNDPVNSMEYVVTTLRQVVPSLSEQDAIAVMLEAHNTGVGLVIVCDLEPAEFYCETLKGKGLSSSLEPES comes from the coding sequence ATGCCAATCGCCACCCAAAGTCCCGGCCGCGAGAGCGGCGGGGCAGCCGTAATGGAGAAGGCCCCGGAGCGGGTGCGCAAGCCATCGCCTCGCTACAAGGTGCTGCTGCACAACGATCCCGTCAACTCGATGGAATACGTGGTGACCACCCTGCGCCAAGTGGTGCCCTCGCTCAGTGAACAGGACGCCATTGCCGTCATGCTGGAGGCCCACAACACCGGCGTAGGCCTGGTGATCGTCTGCGATCTAGAGCCCGCTGAGTTTTATTGCGAAACCCTGAAGGGCAAGGGCCTGAGCAGCAGCCTCGAGCCCGAAAGCTGA
- a CDS encoding LL-diaminopimelate aminotransferase, giving the protein MAQVNGNYLKLKAGYLFPEIGRRVKAFTEAHPEAPIIRLGIGDVTEPLPEACRTAMKAAIDEMGTREGFHGYGPEQGYLWLREAIAKNDFQARGCQISAEEIFVSDGSKCDSSNILDILCEGNRIAVTDPVYPVYVDSNVMAGRTGDADDVGRYGGLTYLPITAANGFTAEIPTEKVDLIYLCFPNNPTGAVATKAQLQAWVDYARANDALILFDAAYEAFIQDPELPHSIYEIEGARECAIEFRSFSKNAGFTGTRCALTVVPRGLMGTAANGERVELWALWNRRQCTKFNGVSYIVQRGAEAVYSPEGQAQVKALVAFYMENAAIIRRELSAAGIQVYGGEQAPYVWLKTPENLDSWAFFDHLLGKAHVVGTPGSGFGAAGEGYFRLSAFNSRENVEEAMGRIRAL; this is encoded by the coding sequence ATGGCCCAGGTCAACGGCAACTACCTCAAGCTCAAAGCGGGCTACCTCTTCCCTGAGATCGGACGGCGGGTCAAGGCCTTCACAGAAGCCCACCCGGAGGCACCGATCATTCGTCTGGGCATCGGCGATGTGACCGAACCGCTGCCAGAAGCCTGCCGCACCGCCATGAAAGCGGCCATCGATGAGATGGGCACCCGTGAGGGCTTCCACGGCTATGGCCCCGAGCAGGGCTACTTATGGCTGCGGGAAGCGATCGCCAAAAACGATTTTCAGGCCCGCGGCTGCCAGATCAGCGCCGAGGAGATCTTCGTCTCCGACGGCTCGAAATGCGACAGCAGCAACATCCTCGACATCCTCTGCGAGGGCAACCGCATCGCCGTGACAGACCCGGTTTACCCAGTTTATGTAGACAGCAATGTGATGGCAGGCCGCACCGGCGACGCCGACGACGTTGGGCGCTACGGCGGCTTGACCTACCTGCCGATCACCGCAGCCAACGGCTTCACCGCCGAGATCCCCACGGAAAAGGTGGATCTGATTTACCTGTGCTTTCCAAATAACCCCACCGGCGCTGTAGCCACCAAGGCGCAGCTGCAGGCCTGGGTCGATTACGCCCGCGCCAACGATGCCCTGATCCTGTTTGACGCCGCCTACGAGGCCTTCATCCAGGACCCCGAGCTACCCCACTCGATCTACGAGATCGAAGGCGCCCGGGAGTGCGCCATTGAGTTTCGCTCCTTTTCTAAAAACGCCGGCTTCACCGGCACCCGCTGCGCCCTCACCGTGGTGCCCCGCGGCCTGATGGGCACTGCCGCCAATGGCGAACGGGTGGAGCTTTGGGCCCTATGGAACAGGCGCCAGTGCACGAAGTTCAACGGCGTCAGCTACATCGTGCAGCGCGGCGCCGAGGCGGTGTATTCGCCCGAAGGCCAGGCCCAAGTGAAGGCCCTGGTGGCCTTTTACATGGAGAACGCTGCGATAATCCGCCGCGAGCTCAGCGCCGCGGGCATCCAGGTGTATGGCGGCGAGCAGGCCCCCTATGTGTGGCTGAAAACTCCCGAAAACTTGGATTCCTGGGCCTTCTTCGACCACCTACTTGGCAAGGCCCATGTGGTGGGCACCCCCGGCAGCGGCTTCGGAGCCGCCGGGGAGGGCTACTTCCGCCTTTCGGCCTTCAACAGCCGAGAGAACGTGGAGGAAGCCATGGGGCGCATCCGGGCCCTTTAA